A part of Nesterenkonia lutea genomic DNA contains:
- a CDS encoding ankyrin repeat domain-containing protein has protein sequence MSQDSRPSADAPENQPPADGGTPELTAEQMEFLASMFDVARSGRTQELLDLVDRGVPVNLSNDKGDSLLILAVYNDHTELAEGLLARGADVHRINDRGQTALGCAVFRQNEEATRALLAAGSDPHLGRQSAYAVAEIFSLDSMRAILDAHQS, from the coding sequence ATGTCACAAGACTCCCGCCCCTCGGCCGATGCCCCGGAGAACCAGCCGCCCGCCGACGGCGGCACCCCTGAGCTCACCGCGGAACAGATGGAGTTTCTCGCCTCGATGTTCGACGTCGCCCGCTCCGGCAGGACCCAGGAGCTGCTGGACCTGGTGGACCGCGGCGTGCCGGTGAACCTCAGCAACGACAAGGGTGACTCGCTGCTCATCCTCGCGGTCTACAACGATCATACGGAGCTGGCCGAGGGCCTGCTCGCCCGCGGCGCCGATGTTCACCGGATCAACGATCGCGGCCAGACGGCGCTCGGCTGTGCGGTGTTCCGGCAGAACGAGGAGGCGACCAGAGCGCTCCTGGCAGCGGGCTCGGATCCCCACCTGGGACGGCAGAGTGCCTATGCGGTGGCCGAGATCTTCAGCCTCGACTCGATGCGCGCGATCCTGGACGCACACCAGAGCTGA
- a CDS encoding arginine repressor: MTPTTKTARHAQIRELISRSSVRSQAELAQRLADAGVTVTQGTLSRDLEEIGAARVRGAQGSLIYAVPSDGHDRELQADQTEAMMTARLIALCKDLLVSAEPSANLVILRTPPGAAQFLASAVDHAGLHEVLGCIAGDDTIMVVTTSPTGGAAVADRFTGFAEGRS, encoded by the coding sequence GTGACGCCGACCACGAAGACTGCCCGCCACGCGCAGATCCGCGAGCTGATCTCCCGATCCTCGGTGCGCTCCCAGGCTGAGCTCGCACAGCGCCTGGCGGACGCCGGCGTCACGGTCACCCAGGGCACGCTCTCCCGGGACCTCGAAGAGATCGGTGCGGCGCGGGTGCGCGGGGCGCAGGGTTCGCTGATCTACGCGGTGCCCTCGGACGGCCACGATCGCGAGCTGCAGGCGGATCAGACCGAAGCGATGATGACGGCGCGCCTGATCGCGCTGTGCAAGGATCTGCTGGTCTCCGCGGAGCCCAGCGCGAATCTGGTCATCCTGCGCACCCCGCCGGGAGCGGCGCAGTTCCTGGCCAGCGCAGTGGATCACGCCGGGCTGCACGAGGTGCTGGGCTGCATCGCCGGCGATGACACGATCATGGTGGTCACCACGAGCCCGACCGGGGGAGCGGCCGTGGCCGATCGGTTCACCGGCTTCGCCGAGGGTCGCAGCTAG
- the argF gene encoding ornithine carbamoyltransferase translates to MTVRHFLTDLDLSPAELDQVLTLAGHLKADPYAIRALAGPQTAAVFFDKTSTRTRFSFAAGISALGGAPLVVNPGESQLGHKESIADTARVLERMVSLIIWRTYAHSGLEEMAEHSGVPVINALSDDYHPCQLLADLLTVREHLGSTTGRSLAYLGDAANNMANSYLLAGANAGMDVRIAGPEGSLPEPGIIEAARGRAALTGGAVLVTTDPAEALRGADVVATDTWISMGQEEQKEQRLTRFGDYRVDAAAMAQAAPGAVVLHCLPAYRGVEISAEVIDGPQSVVWDEAENRLHAQKALMAWLLVESGLADAETERLVRAAVR, encoded by the coding sequence ATGACCGTCCGCCATTTCCTCACCGACCTCGACCTCAGCCCCGCCGAGCTCGACCAGGTGCTGACCCTCGCCGGTCATCTGAAGGCCGATCCCTATGCGATAAGGGCACTGGCCGGTCCGCAGACGGCGGCCGTGTTCTTCGACAAGACCTCCACGCGCACCCGGTTCTCCTTCGCTGCGGGAATCTCGGCCCTGGGGGGTGCTCCACTGGTGGTCAATCCCGGGGAGTCCCAGCTCGGTCACAAGGAGTCCATCGCGGACACCGCCCGAGTGCTCGAGCGGATGGTCAGCCTGATCATCTGGCGCACCTATGCGCACTCGGGCCTGGAGGAGATGGCCGAGCACAGCGGCGTCCCGGTGATCAACGCGCTCTCGGACGACTACCACCCCTGTCAGCTGCTGGCCGACCTGCTCACCGTGCGGGAACACCTGGGCTCCACGACGGGCCGCTCGCTGGCCTACCTGGGCGATGCGGCGAACAACATGGCCAACTCCTATCTCCTGGCCGGGGCCAACGCCGGCATGGATGTCCGGATCGCCGGGCCGGAAGGCAGCCTGCCGGAACCAGGGATCATCGAGGCCGCCCGTGGGCGCGCCGCGCTCACCGGCGGCGCAGTGCTGGTCACCACGGATCCGGCGGAGGCGCTTCGCGGAGCCGATGTGGTGGCCACCGACACCTGGATCTCCATGGGCCAGGAGGAGCAGAAGGAGCAGCGGCTGACCCGCTTCGGCGACTATCGCGTCGACGCGGCGGCGATGGCGCAGGCCGCGCCGGGCGCCGTCGTCCTGCACTGCCTGCCCGCCTACCGCGGGGTGGAGATCAGCGCCGAGGTGATCGACGGGCCGCAGTCCGTGGTCTGGGACGAGGCGGAGAACCGGCTGCATGCGCAGAAGGCGCTGATGGCCTGGCTGCTGGTGGAGTCCGGGCTGGCCGATGCCGAGACCGAGCGGCTTGTCCGAGCGGCGGTGCGCTGA
- the argB gene encoding acetylglutamate kinase — MTSTLKPRDAGSLGSAGDKAAVLVEALPWIQKFAGETIVIKYGGNAMVNDELRRAFAEDVVFLRHVGVNPVVVHGGGPQINAMLETLGIESEFRAGQRVTTPEAMDVVRMVLTGQVGRQLIGLINSHGPYAVGLSGEDAALLQATRTSVEIDGETVDLGLVGEVSGVNPEAIKDILAAGRIPVISTIAPEFDSAEPGAQPTGEVLNVNADLAAAAVASALGAAKLVMLTDVEGLYANWPDKSSLISSLSATDLRAMLPSLESGMIPKMTAALKAVESGVPRAHVVDGRAPHSMLLEIVTTEGVGTQIVPDEEDA, encoded by the coding sequence ATGACCTCCACTCTGAAGCCCCGCGACGCCGGGAGCCTCGGCTCAGCCGGGGACAAGGCCGCCGTCCTGGTCGAGGCCCTGCCCTGGATCCAGAAGTTCGCCGGTGAGACCATCGTGATCAAATACGGCGGCAACGCCATGGTCAACGATGAGCTGCGCCGCGCCTTCGCCGAGGACGTCGTCTTCCTGCGCCATGTGGGCGTCAATCCGGTGGTCGTCCATGGCGGAGGGCCACAGATCAACGCGATGCTGGAGACGCTGGGCATCGAATCAGAGTTCCGCGCCGGTCAGCGGGTGACCACGCCCGAGGCCATGGATGTGGTCCGCATGGTGCTCACGGGTCAGGTCGGTCGCCAGCTCATCGGGCTGATCAACAGTCATGGGCCCTACGCCGTGGGACTCTCCGGCGAGGACGCCGCCCTGCTGCAGGCGACCCGGACCAGCGTGGAGATCGACGGCGAGACCGTGGACCTCGGCCTGGTCGGAGAGGTCAGCGGCGTCAACCCCGAAGCGATCAAGGACATCCTCGCCGCCGGACGCATCCCCGTGATCTCCACGATCGCGCCCGAGTTCGACTCGGCCGAGCCCGGTGCCCAGCCCACCGGCGAGGTGCTCAACGTCAACGCGGACCTTGCCGCCGCCGCCGTCGCCTCCGCGCTGGGCGCCGCGAAGCTCGTGATGCTCACCGACGTGGAGGGTCTCTATGCGAACTGGCCGGACAAGTCCTCCCTGATCTCCTCACTGAGCGCCACGGACCTGCGCGCCATGCTGCCCAGCCTGGAATCAGGCATGATCCCCAAAATGACCGCGGCCCTGAAGGCCGTCGAGTCCGGCGTGCCGCGAGCCCACGTGGTGGATGGACGCGCCCCGCACTCGATGCTGCTGGAGATCGTCACCACCGAAGGCGTGGGAACGCAGATCGTGCCCGATGAGGAGGACGCATGA
- a CDS encoding acetylornithine transaminase, with translation MSRQNTAAGTGDSGDELLARYSDSLLGVFGTPQRVLVRGSGATVWDADGREYLDLLGGIAVNALGHAHPLITSAVSSQLSTLGHISNFFTSPPQIALAEKLLTLAQAPSGSKVFFTNSGTEANEAAFKLARRHGGTSRSRIIALENGFHGRTMGALAMTHKPSYREPFEPLPQGVEWVPAGDAAALRAAVDETVAAVIIEPIQGEAGVHGHPDGYLEQAREITRAAGALLIFDEVQSGIGRTGAWFASAPAETDAVIPDAMTLAKGLGGGFPIGAMLTFGEHASSLLSPGQHGTTFGGNPAATAAALATLDAIEAGDLLSQVRRVSAHAQQELEELDFVAEVRAHGLLIGIDIAPSLSGAPGEAPSAGGPSAAPAPAMVAAALEAGFIINATGPHTLRLAPPLITTIEQIQRFIDALPEIHRRSTS, from the coding sequence ATGAGCAGGCAGAACACAGCCGCCGGGACCGGGGACTCCGGGGACGAGCTGCTGGCCCGCTACAGCGACTCGCTGCTCGGAGTGTTCGGCACCCCGCAGCGGGTGCTGGTGCGCGGATCTGGCGCAACCGTCTGGGATGCTGACGGCCGCGAGTACCTCGACCTGCTCGGCGGCATCGCCGTCAACGCACTGGGCCACGCCCACCCGCTGATCACCAGCGCGGTCTCCTCCCAGCTGAGCACGCTGGGTCATATCTCCAACTTCTTCACCAGCCCGCCCCAGATCGCTCTGGCGGAGAAGCTGCTCACGCTGGCCCAGGCGCCGTCGGGCTCCAAGGTCTTCTTCACCAACTCGGGAACCGAGGCCAACGAGGCCGCCTTCAAACTGGCGCGCCGCCACGGCGGGACCTCCCGCTCCAGGATCATCGCCCTGGAGAACGGCTTCCACGGCCGGACCATGGGCGCCCTGGCGATGACCCACAAACCCAGCTATCGGGAACCCTTCGAGCCCCTGCCGCAGGGGGTGGAGTGGGTGCCGGCCGGCGATGCCGCCGCCCTGCGCGCCGCCGTGGATGAGACCGTGGCAGCCGTCATCATCGAACCCATCCAGGGTGAAGCCGGGGTCCACGGCCACCCGGACGGCTACCTCGAGCAGGCTCGTGAGATCACCCGGGCCGCCGGTGCGCTGCTGATCTTCGACGAGGTCCAGTCCGGCATCGGCCGCACCGGCGCGTGGTTCGCCTCAGCCCCGGCCGAGACAGACGCGGTGATCCCCGATGCGATGACGCTGGCAAAGGGCCTCGGCGGGGGATTCCCCATCGGCGCCATGCTGACCTTCGGCGAACACGCCAGCTCCCTGCTGAGCCCGGGCCAGCACGGCACCACCTTCGGCGGCAACCCCGCCGCCACCGCCGCCGCACTCGCCACGCTGGACGCCATCGAGGCCGGTGACCTGCTCTCCCAGGTCCGCCGGGTCAGCGCCCATGCCCAGCAGGAGCTCGAGGAGCTGGACTTCGTGGCAGAGGTCCGCGCGCACGGGCTGCTCATCGGCATCGACATCGCCCCCAGCCTCAGCGGCGCCCCCGGGGAGGCCCCCAGCGCCGGCGGACCGTCCGCCGCGCCCGCTCCCGCCATGGTCGCCGCGGCGCTGGAGGCCGGCTTCATCATCAACGCCACCGGTCCGCACACGCTGCGGCTGGCCCCTCCGCTGATCACCACCATCGAACAGATCCAGCGCTTCATCGACGCCCTTCCCGAGATCCACCGCAGGAGCACCTCATGA